AAGGAACGCAGCGAGCGATGACGCCTCCCGGCGCGGCTCTCAGAGTCGATTTTCACCTCTCTTCACGTTCGTCACTCTCGAGACCCACGGGACGGACTCGAAACAGTCCGGTCGCAGTCACTGCGCGTTCGGTCTAGGGCTGGGCTCCTCCTTCTTCGTACGGCTGGATGACGACGAAGCCCTCTGAGCCAGTAAATTCCATCTGGATGCTTTCCCCGGAAGTCTGTCCGATCTCGATCGTTTTGTTGGTCGCAAACGACGGCGAGAGGTTGGTACTCCAGGCGACGGTCGCATCCGGATCGGTAGTGACTGGCGGCGTCACCACCAGCGGGTCTCCGTGTGTAGAGATCGCAACTGCGCCCGGCCCAGTGAGGTACACGTTCGTCAGGCCTCCTGCGGCGACTTCCGAAAGGCTGCCAATGGTATTGATTTCGTAGTCGACCGTCGACTCGAAGGCGAGGACGTCGTTCCCGTTGACCGAGATCGACTGTCCGTCATCGAGCTCGAGTATCTGGACTTTCTTTCCCTGATCGGCAACGTAGAGGTGACCACTCCCTTCAGCCTCCATCACCGGCGTTCCTTCGCTCGATACTGCCTCCTTGACGAATCCCGTGAGTCCACCTTCTGCAGACGATTTTCCGGTGAACGTCAGCTCCCCAGTATATCCGATCATCGAGCCGGCTTTGACCATCACCGTTCCGTCGACCGGAATGTCGAGTAGCCGTTTGTTCTCCTTTTGAAATCCGCTGTTTCCTTCTTTCGGCGCGTTCGTTCGTGTAAATTCATCAACATCCATGGTGACATTCGAATTACCTGTTGTAGTCATATAAACTCTTTTCCAGAACAATCTCGATGTCGGACGAAGCGACAGCAAATGGCTGGCGACCGTTCGTTCCCGACTCGACAGTCACTCGAGCGTGTCGGCAGTGTCGAGGTAGCCACTGTTCGTGAGCTTGCTTGAGTCGCCGATATGGGAATCGCGACTGCGTCGATCCAGTGCTGTCGACGCACTCCGCTTCCGAGACACTCGCTGTTCAGCCATAAACGGGCGACGAGTCGTCACCGGTTCCCATACAGCCAAAAGCCTGTCTGGCATCTATGACTGATGATGACTGACAGAGACGTCCACCTGCCCGTCGCCGCACAGCCGACGATCGAGTCGATCGTCGACTACACGCAGGCGGCTGAAGACGCCGGTTACGATTGTGCGTGGCTCCCCGAAACGTGGGGTCGCGACGCCGTCACCGTGCTGTCGGCGATGGCCGAGCGAACCGACGCGATCGACATCGGCTCGAGCATTCTCAACACCTACTCGCGGTCGCCGGCGCTGCTGGGCCAGACGGCGGCGACGCTTCAGGAACTCGCTGCGGGCCGGTTCCGGCTTGGACTCGGCCCGAGCGGCCCGGTCGTGATCGAGAACTGGCACGGCGTCGAGTACGGCAACCCGCTCAAGCGGACCCGCGAGACCGTCGAGATCGTCCGGCAGGTCCTTTCGGGCGAGCCCGTCGACTACGACGGCGACGACTTCGAGCTGTCGGGCTTTCGGCTGCGCTGTGACCCGCCGGAAACGACTCCACCGATCGAGGTCACCGGGATGGGTCCCAAGGCGGTCGAACTCGCGGGCCGCTTTGCCGACGGCTGGCACGGCATCATGCTCACACCCGAGGGGATCGACGCGCGACTCGAGGACATCGAGCGCGGTGCCGACCTGGGCGATCGTGACCCCGACGATGTCCACGTCACTGCCGGCGTTACCTGCTGCGTGCGGGACGATCCCCACGAAGCGCGTGCGCTCGCCCGCCAGCACGTCGCATTCTACATCGGCGGGATGGGGACGTTCTACCGGGATTCCCTCGAGCGCCAGGGCTACGACGAGGCCGCCGCCATCTACGACGCCTGGCAGGACGGCGACCGCGAGCGTGCACTCGAACTCGTCGACGAAAATATCGTCGACGACCTCTGTGCGGTCGGCAGTCCGGAAACGGCTCGCGAGCAACTCGCGCGCTACGAGGCAGTCGACGGGCTCGACGCCATCGCGGTCAGTTTCCCGCGCGGTGCCGACGAGGAAGGAATTCGCCAGACGATGGCTGCGGTCGCACCAGATCGCTGACTGGTTCTTGAACCGAATGGGGCTTTCGGAGCCGTGTCGGGGGGTTCGCCATATACAAGACAGTATCAGTTCCATCGAACTCGAGGGCTTCGACAGCTACAAACCGCCCGTTGTTCCAGTTCGTGGTATGCCCGGCAAGGTGAGTCCGGACGATCTGCTCACGCACGTCTTCCAGCGAACGGGGGCTGCCGAGACCGACGAGACGGTCTTACAGGGCCCGGCTGAGGGCGAGGACGCCGCCGCGATCGACTGGCCCGACGGCGAGGGAACGCTCGTGGTCAGCTCCGATCCGATCTCGTTGGCCGCCTCGCAGGTCGGCCAACTCGGTATCGCCGTCGCGACCAACGACGTCGCTGTCTCGGGGGCCGATCCGCGCTGGTTGACCGCCGTCGTGTTGCTCCCGACCGGCACCGATACGACCGTTCTCGAGGAAATCACCAACGACCTCGACGCAGCCGCCCGCGAACTCGGCGCATCGATCGTCGGCGGCCACTCGGAGTACGTCGACCAACTCGAGCGACCGCTGCTCTCGCTGACGGCGATGGGTGCGACCGAGCGGTACGTTCCGACCGGCGGCGCCAAGCCAGGAGATGCCGTCGTCCTCACCAAGGCGGCGGGAATAGAAGGCT
The sequence above is a segment of the Natrinema sp. HArc-T2 genome. Coding sequences within it:
- a CDS encoding TIGR04024 family LLM class F420-dependent oxidoreductase, giving the protein MTDRDVHLPVAAQPTIESIVDYTQAAEDAGYDCAWLPETWGRDAVTVLSAMAERTDAIDIGSSILNTYSRSPALLGQTAATLQELAAGRFRLGLGPSGPVVIENWHGVEYGNPLKRTRETVEIVRQVLSGEPVDYDGDDFELSGFRLRCDPPETTPPIEVTGMGPKAVELAGRFADGWHGIMLTPEGIDARLEDIERGADLGDRDPDDVHVTAGVTCCVRDDPHEARALARQHVAFYIGGMGTFYRDSLERQGYDEAAAIYDAWQDGDRERALELVDENIVDDLCAVGSPETAREQLARYEAVDGLDAIAVSFPRGADEEGIRQTMAAVAPDR
- a CDS encoding AIM24 family protein — its product is MDVDEFTRTNAPKEGNSGFQKENKRLLDIPVDGTVMVKAGSMIGYTGELTFTGKSSAEGGLTGFVKEAVSSEGTPVMEAEGSGHLYVADQGKKVQILELDDGQSISVNGNDVLAFESTVDYEINTIGSLSEVAAGGLTNVYLTGPGAVAISTHGDPLVVTPPVTTDPDATVAWSTNLSPSFATNKTIEIGQTSGESIQMEFTGSEGFVVIQPYEEGGAQP
- a CDS encoding AIR synthase family protein — its product is MPGKVSPDDLLTHVFQRTGAAETDETVLQGPAEGEDAAAIDWPDGEGTLVVSSDPISLAASQVGQLGIAVATNDVAVSGADPRWLTAVVLLPTGTDTTVLEEITNDLDAAARELGASIVGGHSEYVDQLERPLLSLTAMGATERYVPTGGAKPGDAVVLTKAAGIEGSAILAADFGDNLDVEPELRDRAASYLEEISVLPESRIVREYATAMHDPTEGGVTSGLLEVARASNVRLEIDRDAVPVREPTAALCAAAGVDPLRIFGSGALLATVPEDTVDACLIELDEAGLEAATIGTVSALEGGDPELVLDGESIADPIEDELYPLWAQADSKE